A section of the Saccharomyces paradoxus strain CBS432 chromosome XII sequence genome encodes:
- the PEP3 gene encoding tethering complex subunit PEP3 (Component of CORVET membrane tethering complex~similar to YLR148W): MIKTRIEEVQLQFLTGNTELTHLKVSNDQLIVTTQRTVYKINLQDPAIVNHFDCPLSKELESIMNVYVSPMGSIIFIRTNFGRYMLLKDGEFTQLNKIKNLDLSSLHWINETTFLMGIKKTAKLYRVEWTGKDIITKLWYENKKLSGGIDGVAYWEGSLLLTVKDNILYWRDVTNMKFPLVLPDESEQFERLKHHAIKKFDSYNGLFAWVTSSGIVFGDLKERQMEKEPDSSNNLGKFLSSSKVLLNFELPDYQNDKDHLIKDIVLTAFHILLLRKDTVTMVSQLNNDIVFHEAIPRHQFTNSDTDSNEKFLGLVRDPVKETFWCFSNINVFELIIENESSSVWNLLVQDNKFDKALSLKGLTVREMETIKFSKAMYLFHTAKDFHSAAQTLGSIKDLSHFGEIALDFLQIKDYNDLNVILIKQLDNVPWKSTQVVLSSWIVWNFMKQLNDIELKINTIKPASADEDSLLNWNLNLKEKSNELTKFLESHLETLDNETVYQIMSKQNRQNELLIFAKLINDMKFLLSFWIDQGNWYESLKILLTINDHDLVYKYSLILLLNSPEATVSTWMKIKDLDPNKLIPTILKSFTNWQNNSKLITNLSEYPENYSLTYLKWCVKEVPKMCNPIIYNSILYMMITDPKGDMILENDIIKFMRSNENRFDLNFQLRLSLKFKKTKASIFLLTRLNLFEDAIDLALENNLIDDCKIIVNDEVLIEDYKLRKRLWLKIAKYLLLSMKDIDIKQLIRTILNDSNEVLTIKDLLPFFNEYTTIANLKEELIKFLENHNMKMNEISEDIINSKNLKVEINTEISKFNEIYRILEPGKSCDECGGFLQIKKFIVFPCGHCFHWNCLIRVILNSNDYNLRQKTEKFLKAKNKHNLNDLETIIVEKCGLCSDININKIDQPISMDETELAKWNE; the protein is encoded by the coding sequence ATGATAAAAACACGTATAGAGGAAGTTCAGTTACAATTCCTCACAGGAAACACAGAACTTACGCATTTAAAAGTCTCCAATGATCAACTTATAGTAACGACACAACGGACagtttacaaaataaatttaCAAGATCCAGCTATCGTCAATCACTTTGACTGCCCATTAAGTAAGGAACTAGAATCTATAATGAATGTCTACGTTTCACCGATGGGTagtatcatttttattcgAACCAACTTTGGTCGGTATATGTTGTTAAAGGATGGCGAATTCACTCAACtaaacaaaatcaaaaatctCGATCTTAGCTCGTTACATTGGATCAACGAAACCACCTTCTTGATGGGGATCAAGAAGACGGCCAAGCTGTACCGAGTCGAGTGGACGGGAAAGGATATAATCACGAAGCTGTGGtatgaaaacaagaaactCTCTGGTGGAATTGATGGCGTTGCGTATTGGGAAGGTTCTCTGCTATTAACTGTGAAAGACAATATCTTATACTGGAGAGACGTAACGAATATGAAATTTCCTTTAGTATTACCGGATGAATCTGAGCAATTTGAAAGGTTAAAACATCACGctataaagaaatttgattCGTATAATGGGCTCTTCGCTTGGGTCACATCCAGTGGCATTGTCTTTGGCGACTTAAAAGAAAGGcaaatggaaaaagaacCTGATTCTTCTAATAACCTTGGAAAATTCTTATCGTCATCGAAAGTTCTACTTAATTTCGAGCTACCTGATTATCAGAATGATAAGGATCACCTTATTAAGGATATAGTTTTGACTGCTTTCCACATTCTGCTTTTGAGAAAAGACACGGTTACGATGGTGAGTCAACTAAATAACGACATAGTGTTTCATGAAGCTATACCGAGACATCAGTTTACTAACTCCGACACTGATagcaatgaaaaatttctgggCCTAGTAAGAGATCCGGTGAAAGAAACGTTCTGGTGTTTCTCCAACATAAATGTTTTTGAACTAATCATCGAGAATGAATCTAGTTCGGTATGGAATTTGTTAGTTCAAGATAATAAATTCGACAAAGCCCTTTCATTGAAAGGGCTAACAGTGAGGGAAATGGAAACTATAAAATTCTCGAAAGCAATGTACCTGTTTCATACTGCTAAGGATTTTCATTCAGCTGCTCAGACCTTGGGAAGCATTAAAGACCTGTCACATTTCGGCGAAATCGCATTAGATTTTCtccaaataaaagattACAATGACTTGAATgtgatattgataaaaCAGTTAGATAATGTTCCCTGGAAATCAACCCAAGTTGTTTTGTCAAGTTGGATTGTTTGGAATTTCATGAAGCAATTGAATGACATTGAATTAAAGATAAACACAATTAAGCCAGCCTCCGCTGATGAGGACAGTTTACTGAATTGGAATCTGAACCTCAAGGAGAAATCGAATGAACTAACAAAGTTTTTGGAAAGCCATTTAGAAACGCTCGATAATGAAACCGTTTATCAGATAATGTCTAAACAAAATCGGCAAAATGAATTACTAATTTTTGCTAAGTTAATTAACGatatgaaatttttattatcattttggATTGACCAAGGCAATTGGTATGAGtccttgaaaattttgctGACAATAAATGATCATGATCTAGTTTATAAATACTCTTTGATTCTCTTATTGAACTCGCCAGAGGCTACTGTGTCAACGTGGatgaaaatcaaagatttaGATCCAAACAAATTAATTCCAACAATTCTAAAATCTTTCACAAATTGGCAAAATAACTCCAAACTGATTACTAACTTATCAGAATATCCTGAAAATTACTCACTGACATATTTGAAGTGGTGCGTTAAGGAAGTCCCGAAAATGTGTAATCCAATAATATACAATTCGATCCTTTACATGATGATTACCGATCCAAAAGGCGATATGATACTAGAAAATGATATAATTAAATTCATGAGATCAAATGAAAACAGATTTGATCTAAATTTCCAACTGCGATTATCTttaaaattcaagaaaacaaaagcatccatttttcttttaacaCGTTTAAACCTATTCGAGGATGCTATTGACTTAGCATTAGAAAACAATTTGATCGATGATTGTAAAATAATTGTGAATGATGAGGTTCTTATAGAGGATTATAAactaagaaaaagattatgGTTGAAAATTGCAAAATACTTATTACTTTCAATGAAAGACATAGATATAAAGCAATTAATTCGAACAATTTTAAATGATTCCAATGAAGTTTTAACAATTAAAGACCTTTTGCCGTTTTTCAACGAGTATACTACGATCGCTAacttgaaagaagaattgaTTAAGTTTTTAGAGAATCAcaatatgaaaatgaacGAGATTTCGGAAGACATAATAAATTCTAAGAATTTGAAGGTGGAAATAAATACAgaaatttccaaatttaaTGAGATCTACAGGATTTTAGAACCAGGTAAATCTTGTGATGAGTGCGGTGGATTTTTACAGATCAAAAAGTTCATTGTTTTCCCCTGTGGCCACTGTTTTCACTGGAACTGTTTAATCAGGGTAATAttaaattcaaatgatTATAACTTAAGACAGAAGACGGAAAAATTCCTAAAGGCCAAAAACAAACATAATTTGAACGATTTAGAGACTATCATTGTGGAGAAATGTGGATTATGCAGTGATATCAAcatcaacaaaattgatCAGCCAATTTCTATGGATGAAACAGAGTTAGCTAAATGGAATGAATAG
- the GID11 gene encoding Gid11p (similar to YLR149C): protein MTIDGTGQSKEALQDERLNTGSDKVYQNYMMPALELYDAKVSINHWQLRDCIKPGSMNQSKLYYIYDHSIRVLDTDSSALRSPVRRHNSIQPSNSGKNSNERASTRGSKATGSFISRNLHVPSEKLVEFNFKPRCFTELNGLTVCGGLIGSDDKGFPSNWNRLAQDANIALPPPSQPINISKNISFPINSHYSNPNIWKGIVEFYNQETETMMTFTLGQFINNCVTLYDRASTQFDLFACNNDGHLYQCDVSNRDVTLVKRYADLKFPLNNASLSHDGQMMVVSGDSNKFAVYNQNELTNQFSLHYDNHPTWGSSAHRFRRIPRFALPDESEYTENIYEAPNSDHGFYNCFSENDLQFATVFQNGTCAVYDIRNMATPMAEISSTRPHSHNGAFRVCRFSYGLDDLLFISEHQGRVHVVDTRNYVNHQVIVIPDKVNMEYINEQKHNTNPKFTTNSNNGNDGNDSKNEFQEADYRSLSRRRFSLPSLPNVSTEPWITMAQRIPKKYLEPQILPFPKVMDKISNESVLFSSQSNSSSDMSHPYKRRCSFRVRRVSTSAPTADSSNNDANTRLGSPATDSTATSSSNSAPQNLIDPLILSHQQANNDVFEDDEYYEAYNDVHSTYRVSSDYHGLSARAFESFLRPPSTPDLPSDNDNFTTNSRSNRGTSNFLRRPVITTQESNEFLEENNISGIDWVEDRNGSSLIIGTDYGIMRWNINSWARRSFSSYDLC from the coding sequence ATGACCATTGATGGCACGGGGCAATCTAAGGAGGCGCTGCAAGATGAACGGTTAAACACTGGGTCTGATAAGGTCTACCAAAATTATATGATGCCTGCTTTGGAACTCTACGATGCTAAGGTTTCCATAAACCATTGGCAATTACGGGATTGTATCAAACCGGGATCAATGAATCAGAGCAAACTGTACTATATCTACGATCATTCGATAAGAGTACTAGATACGGATTCTTCCGCGTTGAGGTCGCCAGTAAGGCGACATAATTCTATTCAACCAAGCAACAGTGGTAAAAACTCCAATGAAAGGGCGTCTACAAGGGGATCCAAGGCAACAGGCTCGTTTATTTCCAGAAATTTACATGTTCCTTCCGAGAAACTGGTAGAGTTCAACTTCAAGCCAAGATGTTTCACTGAATTAAATGGGCTGACTGTTTGTGGTGGCCTCATCGGTTCTGATGATAAGGGGTTTCCTTCTAATTGGAACCGTTTAGCTCAAGATGCAAATATTGCGTTACCTCCGCCTTCTCAACCGATTAACATTTCCAAAAACATTAGTTTCCCGATAAACTCACATTATTCGAATCCTAATATCTGGAAAGGTATTGTGGAGTTCTATAATCAAGAAACTGAAACGATGATGACGTTTACCTTGGGCCAGTTTATTAATAACTGTGTCACACTTTATGACAGGGCTTCTACGCAGTTTGATCTTTTCGCTTGTAATAATGATGGTCATCTTTATCAATGCGACGTGAGTAACAGGGATGTAACACTAGTGAAGCGTTATGCGGATTTAAAGTTCCCTTTGAACAACGCTTCCTTGTCACATGATGGTCAAATGATGGTGGTGTCTGGTGATTCCAATAAATTTGCTGTTTACAACCAAAATGAATTAACCAACCAATTTTCCTTACATTATGACAACCATCCTACTTGGGGTAGTTCTGCCCATCGCTTTAGACGGATACCACGATTTGCATTGCCTGATGAATCAGAATATACTGAAAACATATATGAAGCGCCAAATTCAGACCATGGGTTTTATAACTGCTTTTCCGAGAACGACTTGCAATTTGCAACAGTATTCCAAAATGGTACTTGCGCAGTTTATGATATCAGAAATATGGCTACTCCCATGGCAGAAATTAGTTCAACTAGACCACATTCTCATAACGGCGCATTTAGAGTCTGTAGGTTCAGTTATGGCCTAGATGATTTATTATTCATTTCTGAACACCAAGGCAGAGTACACGTTGTAGATACAAGAAACTATGTTAACCACCAAGTTATTGTGATTCCTGACAAAGTTAATATGGAATATATAAACGAACAGAAGCATAATACAAATCCGAAATTCACTACGAATAGTAACAACGGAAATGATGGTAACGATAGCAAAAATGAATTCCAAGAGGCGGATTACCGTTCTTTATCGAGAAGAAGGTTTTCATTGCCTTCTTTGCCGAATGTATCAACAGAACCATGGATTACTATGGCCCAAAGGATCCCAAAAAAGTATTTGGAACCGCAAATTCTACCTTTTCCGAAAGTCATGGATAAAATTAGTAACGAATCAGtcctcttttcttcacaAAGTAATTCATCAAGTGATATGTCTCATCCATACAAGAGACGATGTTCATTTAGGGTAAGAAGAGTATCGACCTCGGCACCAACTGCTGATTCTTCCAATAACGATGCCAACACAAGACTCGGCTCTCCTGCTACTGATTCTACCGCAACTTCGTCGTCAAATTCTGCACCTCAAAATTTAATTGACCCATTAATTCTTTCTCACCAGCAAGCTAACAATgatgtttttgaagatgatgagTATTATGAGGCTTACAATGATGTTCACTCAACATATCGTGTTTCTTCAGATTATCATGGTCTTTCAGCAAGagcttttgaaagttttctCAGACCACCTTCAACACCAGACTTACCGTCAGATAATGACAATTTCACTACTAATAGTAGGAGTAATAGAGGcacatcaaattttttgagaagGCCGGTGATTACAACTCAAGAAAGTAATGAATTCTTAGAGGAAAACAATATATCAGGTATTGATTGGGTTGAAGACAGAAATGGGAGCTCTTTGATTATAGGTACCGATTACGGCATTATGAGGTGGAATATTAATTCATGGGCAAGAAGAAGTTTTTCTAGTTATGACTTATGCTGA
- the STM1 gene encoding Stm1p (Protein required for optimal translation under nutrient stress~similar to YLR150W): MSNPFDLLGNDVEDADVVVLPPKEIVKSNTSSKKADVPPPSADPSKARKNRPRPSGNEGAIRDKTAGRRNNKSKDVTDSAATKKSNTRKATDRHSRTGKTDTKKKVNQGWGDDKKELSAEKEAQADAAAEIAEDAEEAEDAGKQKTTQLSLQDYLNQQANNQFNKVPEAKKVELDAERIEAAEKEAYAPATKVKNVKSKQLKTKEYLEFDATFVESNTRKNFGDRNNNNNNNNNRNNFNNRRGGRGARKGNNTANTANSANTVQKNRNIDVSNLPSLA, translated from the coding sequence ATGTCCAACCCATTTGATTTGTTAGGTAACGACGTCGAAGACGCTGACGTTGTGGTTTTGCCACCAAAGGAAATCGTCAAGAGCAACACTTCCTCCAAGAAAGCTGACGTCCCACCTCCATCCGCTGACCCATCTAAGGCCAGAAAGAACAGACCAAGACCTTCCGGTAATGAGGGTGCTATCAGAGACAAGACCGCTGGTAGAAGAAACAACAAATCAAAGGACGTCACTGACTCTGCCGCAACCAAGAAGTCCAACACTAGAAAGGCCACTGACCGTCACTCTAGAACTGGTAAGACTGACACCAAGAAGAAGGTTAACCAAGGTTGGGGTGATGACAAGAAGGAATTGAGCGCTGAAAAGGAAGCCCAAGCCGACGCTGCTGCTGAAATTGCCGAAGACGCcgaagaagctgaagaCGCTGGTAAGCAAAAGACCACTCAATTGTCTTTGCAAGACTACTTGAACCAACAAGCTAACAACCAATTCAACAAGGTTCCAGAAGCTAAGAAGGTTGAATTAGACGCTGAAAGAATTGAAGCTGCTGAAAAGGAAGCTTACGCTCCAGCCACCAAGGTCAAGAACGTTAAATCCAAGCAATTGAAGACCAAGGAGTATTTGGAATTTGATGCCACTTTTGTTGAATCCAACACCAGAAAGAACTTTGGTGACagaaacaacaacaacaacaacaacaacaacagaaACAACTTCAACAACCGTCGTGGTGGTAGAGGCGCTAGAAAGGGTAACAACACTGCTAACACTGCTAACTCTGCTAATACCGTTCAAAAGAACCGTAACATTGACGTTTCTAACTTGCCATCTTTGGCTTAA
- the PCD1 gene encoding 8-oxo-dGTP diphosphatase (8-oxo-dGTP diphosphatase~similar to YLR151C) gives MKGELRVLLTKRSRTLRSFSGDVSFPGGKADFIQETFESVARREAEEEIGLPHDPEVLHKEFGMRLDNLVMDMPCYLSRTFLSVKPMVCFLYKDKLEKGEDKYEVPLDICKFFGKLNPGETSSLFSVPLNDLIVHLLPEGDEDVKNYRAEYFERKEYKLNWGGIRWLIMHYHFHVANINEMPWLQIIEDLSSSDEDGVDGAIFRFRDLWGLTCKMLFDVSCIANGLMNEKLKRELGHEDLIVGLHDYGNQMQPSGRSEWEVGMINGDRKLKYSDVIPEYYMKHLLERRSLW, from the coding sequence ATGAAGGGCGAACTACGAGTGCTTTTAACTAAACGTTCAAGGACATTGAGGAGCTTCTCGGGTGATGTTTCATTTCCTGGCGGTAAGGCTGATTTTATCCAAGAAACATTTGAAAGCGTAGCCAGGAGGGAAGCTGAAGAGGAGATCGGATTACCACACGATCCCGAGGTCTTGCATAAGGAGTTCGGAATGAGACTAGACAATTTAGTTATGGATATGCCATGCTACCTATCAAGAACATTTTTGAGTGTTAAGCCAATGGTGTGTTTTCTTTACAAAGATAAGCTAGAAAAAGGTGAGGATAAATACGAAGTTCCCTTAGACATCTGTAAGTTTTTTGGTAAGCTTAATCCTGGGGAaacatcttctttattctCTGTGCCACTCAATGACTTAATCGTACATCTTCTTCCTGAAGGAGATGAAGATGTTAAAAATTATCGAGCAGAGTATTTTGAGCGGAAGGAGTATAAACTTAATTGGGGTGGAATAAGATGGTTGATCATGCATTATCATTTCCATGTAGCAAATATAAACGAAATGCCATGGTTGCAAATCATAGAAGATTTATCAAGTTCAGACGAAGACGGCGTTGATGGGGCCATTTTCAGATTCAGGGACTTATGGGGATTGACATGCAAAATGTTATTTGATGTTTCATGTATAGCTAACGGATTAATGAAcgaaaagttgaaaagagaacTAGGACACGAAGATTTAATAGTTGGACTGCACGACTATGGTAATCAAATGCAACCAAGCGGAAGAAGTGAATGGGAAGTTGGTATGATCAACGGTGACAGGAAGTTAAAATATAGCGATGTGATTCCTGAATACTATATGAAACACCTGCTAGAGCGCCGGTCCCTTTGGTAA
- a CDS encoding uncharacterized protein (similar to YLR152C) yields MSLTLGAAIYIALKPIFKIYTIMLVGYLLAKFDIVSMENAKGISNMVVNAILPCLTFNKIVSNISWRDIKEIGVIILSAFILFVLGATGALFTTFATTVPKKFFWGLIFAGFFPNISDLPIAYIQSMGNGSIFTADEADKGVAYSCIFLFIQSFLMMNFGMWRVVGLDFRDTEESDSENITPSASPANDDYKPTGLTKLPNIARPTNTYQSEDTRNNSDLSCNSITTNEMTPRAYCEDFTGHIKPYKGSTLRGSIGAAFKVENDLPHAEIYRVSSTYSSPGALEFSRMDDNSFSYSLISKNSGGRSTIRKRKADMSELISKYSAAEKIRQGELDLSRPLSLTEEVGSRNASIGNVCTDTTDRNSTEEENCTSGYSNEKRGLSVFLEKHNLKWLQYFIINCLRPASLGAILGIFCALIPWVKACFVTTYVHVHKAPDGEPVLNFLMDFTEYIGNACVPLGLLLLGGTLARLEIQSLPPGFIKSALLMTCFRLIVIPIIGVLWVNKLYSIDWLDTRIGKFDMILTWSMPSATAQVYFTAFYTPACGDHIQMNCLSVLFVIQYAILFITVAFVVTYTLKVDLKV; encoded by the coding sequence ATGTCTCTTACTCTGGGTGCCGCTATTTACATTGCATTAAAACCTATATTTAAAATATACACCATTATGCTTGTTGGCTATTTGCTAGCTAAGTTCGATATTGTTTCTATGGAAAATGCTAAAGGCATATCAAATATGGTTGTTAATGCTATTTTGCCTTGTTTGACCTTTAACAAAATTGTATCCAATATTTCATGGAGGGATATCAAGGAGATTGGAGTGATCATACTTTCTGCCttcattttgtttgttCTAGGTGCCACCGGCGCCTTATTTACTACATTTGCTACAACTGTACCTAAAAAGTTCTTCTGGGGCCTCATATTTGCCGGTTTCTTCCCAAATATATCAGATTTACCTATTGCTTATATTCAGAGCATGGGAAATGGCTCTATCTTTACTGCCGATGAAGCTGATAAAGGAGTTGCTTATTCGTGTATCTTTCTATTCATTCAAAGTTTCCTAATGATGAATTTTGGAATGTGGAGAGTGGTCGGGCTTGATTTTAGAGATACAGAAGAATCAGATAGCGAGAATATTACTCCGTCAGCAAGCCCCGCCAACGATGATTACAAACCTACTGGACTGACAAAGTTACCAAATATCGCACGTCCTACAAATACCTATCAATCGGAGGATACGAGAAATAATAGCGATTTGTCTTGTAACTCTATCACTACAAATGAAATGACACCACGGGCATATTGCGAAGATTTTACTGGCCACATCAAACCTTATAAAGGGTCAACTCTTCGAGGATCGATTGGTGCAGCCTTtaaagttgaaaatgatCTTCCACATGCTGAAATATATAGGGTTTCCTCAACTTATTCAAGTCCAGGTGCCTTGGAGTTCTCGCGAATGGATGACAATTCCTTCTCATACAGTcttatatcaaaaaatagCGGTGGCAGAAGTACtataaggaaaaggaaagcaGATATGAGTGAattgatttcaaaatacAGTGCTGCCGAAAAAATAAGACAAGGAGAATTAGATTTATCAAGGCCACTCTCCTTGACTGAAGAAGTTGGAAGCAGGAATGCAAGTATTGGTAATGTGTGCACTGATACTACCGACAGAAATTctacagaagaagaaaattgtaCTAGCGGTTATAGTAATGAGAAGCGCGGCCTCTCTGTGTTTCTAGAAAAACACAATCTTAAATGGTTACAGTACTTCATCATAAACTGCCTGAGGCCAGCATCTCTAGGGGCAATACTAGGCATTTTTTGTGCATTAATTCCCTGGGTTAAGGCGTGCTTCGTAACAACATATGTTCATGTTCATAAGGCGCCTGACGGAGAACCCGTTCTGAATTTCCTAATGGATTTCACAGAATATATTGGAAATGCGTGTGTTCCATTGGGGCTGTTATTACTGGGTGGAACCTTGGCAAGATTAGAAATTCAGTCATTGCCACCCGGATTTATTAAATCCGCATTATTGATGACATGCTTTCGATTGATCGTCATTCCCATCATTGGCGTCCTATGGGTAAATAAATTGTACTCAATCGATTGGCTAGATACGCGCATAGGAAAATTTGACATGATATTAACATGGTCCATGCCGAGTGCTACTGCTCAAGTATATTTCACAGCCTTTTATACCCCGGCATGTGGTGATCATATCCAAATGAACTGTTTGTCAGTCTTATTTGTTATACAGTATGcaattcttttcatcactGTGGCATTTGTTGTTACATATACTTTAAAGGTTGATTTAAAGGTTTGA
- the ACS2 gene encoding acetate--CoA ligase ACS2 (Acetyl-coA synthetase isoform~similar to YLR153C) — MTIKEHKVVHEAHNVKALKAPQHFYNSQPGKGYVSDMQHYQEMYQQSINEPEKFFDKMAKEYLHWDAPYTKVQSGSLNNGDVAWFLNGKLNASYNCVDRHAFANPDKPALIYEADDESDNKIITFGELLRKVSQIAGVLQSWGVKKGDTVAIYLPMIPEAVIAMLAVARIGAIHSVVFAGFSAGSLKDRVVDANSKVVITCDEGKRGGKTINTKKIVDEGLNGVDLVSRILVFQRTGTEGIPMKAGRDYWWHEEAAKQRTYLPPVSCDAEDPLFLLYTSGSTGSPKGVVHTTGGYLLGAALTTRYVFDIHPEDVLFTAGDVGWITGHTYALYGPLTLGTATIIFESTPAYPDYGRYWRIIQRHKATHFYVAPTALRLIKRVGEAEIAKYDTSSLRVLGSVGEPISPDLWEWYHEKVGNKNCVICDTMWQTESGSHLIAPLAGAVPTKPGSATVPFFGINACIIDPVTGVELEGNDVEGVLAVKSPWPSMARSVWNHHDRYMDTYLKPYPGHYFTGDGAGRDHDGYYWIRGRVDDVVNVSGHRLSTSEIEASISNHENVSEAAVVGIPDELTGQTVVAYVSLKDGYLQNNATEGDAEHITPDNLRRELILQVRGEIGPFASPKTIILVRDLPRTRSGKIMRRVLRKVASNEAEQLGDLTTLANPEVVPAIISAVENQFFSQKKK; from the coding sequence aTGACAATCAAGGAACATAAAGTGGTTCATGAAGCCCACAACGTAAAGGCTCTTAAAGCTCCTCAACATTTTTACAACAGTCAACCCGGCAAGGGTTACGTTAGTGATATGCAACATTATCAAGAAATGTATCAACAATCTATCAATGAGccagaaaaattctttgataaGATGGCTAAGGAATATTTGCATTGGGATGCTCCATACACCAAAGTTCAATCCGGTTCATTAAACAATGGTGATGTTGCATGGTTTTTAAATGGTAAATTGAATGCCTCTTACAACTGTGTTGACAGACACGCCTTTGCCAATCCCGACAAGCCAGCTTTGATCTACGAAGCTGATGATGAATCCGACAACAAAATTATCACATTTGGTGAATTACTAAGAAAAGTTTCCCAGATTGCTGGCGTCTTGCAAAGCTGGGGTGTTAAGAAAGGTGACACAGTTGCTATCTATTTACCAATGATTCCAGAAGCAGTCATTGCTATGTTGGCTGTAGCTCGTATTGGTGCTATTCACTCTGTTGTCTTTGCTGGGTTCTCCGCTGGTTCGTTGAAAGATCGTGTGGTTGACGCTAATTCCAAAGTGGTCATCACTTGTGATGAAGGTAAAAGAGGTGGTAAGACCATCAACACCAAGAAGATTGTTGACGAAGGTTTAAACGGAGTCGATTTAGTTTCCCGTATCTTGGTCTTTCAAAGAACTGGTACTGAAGGTATCCCAATGAAGGCTGGTAGAGATTACTGGTGGCACGAAGAAGCTGCCAAGCAAAGAACTTACCTGCCTCCTGTCTCATGCGATGCCGAAGATCctctatttttattatacACATCCGGTTCCACTGGTTCTCCAAAGGGTGTCGTTCACACTACGGGTGGTTATTTATTAGGTGCCGCTTTAACAACCAGATACGTTTTCGACATTCACCCAGAAGATGTCCTCTTTACTGCAGGTGACGTCGGCTGGATTACTGGTCACACTTATGCCCTATATGGTCCATTAACCTTGGGTACCGCTAcaataatttttgaatccaCTCCTGCCTACCCAGATTATGGCAGATATTGGAGAATCATTCAACGTCATAAGGCAACCCATTTCTATGTCGCTCCAACCGCACTAAGATTAATCAAGCGTGTAGGTGAAGCTGAAATTGCCAAATATGATACTTCCTCATTACGTGTATTAGGTTCCGTCGGTGAACCAATATCTCCAGACTTATGGGAATGGTATCATGAAAAAGTGGGTAACAAGAACTGTGTCATTTGTGACACCATGTGGCAAACAGAATCTGGTTCCCATTTAATTGCTCCTTTAGCAGGTGCTGTTCCAACAAAGCCTGGTTCTGCTACCGTACCATTCTTTGGTATCAACGCTTGTATCATTGATCCTGTTACAGGTGTAGAATTAGAAGGAAATGACGTAGAAGGTGTCCTTGCCGTTAAATCCCCATGGCCATCCATGGCTAGATCTGTTTGGAACCACCACGATCGTTATATGGATACTTACTTGAAACCTTACCCTGGTCACTATTTCACAGGCGACGGTGCTGGTAGGGACCATGATGGCTACTACTGGATCAGGGGTAGAGTTGACGATGTCGTAAATGTTTCTGGTCATAGGTTATCCACATCAGAAATTGAAGCATCTATTTCCAATCACGAAAACGTTTCAGAAgctgctgttgttggtATCCCAGATGAATTGACCGGCCAAACCGTTGTTGCATATGTTTCTCTAAAAGATGGTTATCTACAAAACAATGCTACTGAAGGCGATGCTGAACATATTACACCAGACAATTTACGTAGAGAGTTAATCTTACAAGTTAGAGGTGAAATTGGTCCTTTCGCCTCACCAAAAACCATTATTCTAGTAAGAGACCTACCAAGAACAAGGTCAGGAAAGATTATGAGAAGAGTTTTAAGGAAAGTTGCTTCTAACGAGGCCGAACAACTAGGTGATCTAACCACTTTGGCCAACCCAGAAGTTGTTCCTGCCATCATTTCTGCTGTGGAgaaccaatttttttctcaaaaaaagaaataa
- the RNH203 gene encoding Rnh203p (Ribonuclease H2 subunit~similar to YLR154C) → MTKDAVNLDTYTVNFMPFYTEYEGPTGEFKDYKFEDTVYFRGKELQREKLVTTANSDSTTDTFSNGAIFSGNTIIGKVVSVNNYEREGTNRNELARLQELISLIDVINQ, encoded by the coding sequence ATGACCAAAGACGCCGTGAATCTGGATACTTACACAGTCAATTTCATGCCCTTCTATACCGAGTACGAAGGACCAACTGGAGAGTTTAAGGATTATAAGTTCGAAGATACTGTTTACTTTCGAGGGAAGGAGCTGCAAAGGGAGAAGCTCGTTACAACTGCCAATAGCGATAGCACAACTGATACATTCAGTAATGGCGCCATCTTCTCGGGAAACACAATAATTGGCAAGGTAGTTTCGGTGAATAATTATGAAAGGGAGGGTACTAACCGCAACGAATTGGCGCGCTTACAAGAATTGATCTCCCTCATCGATGTCATCAACCAGTAA